From the Leucobacter denitrificans genome, one window contains:
- a CDS encoding hydantoinase/oxoprolinase family protein — MTRIGIDIGGTFTDVVAEVEGRFYSAKVPSTRPNPDEAVSHAIEVILQRSGAAPESVFGVSHGTTVATNAAIEGEFAQVGFLTTAGFADVLAVGRQTREGLYDLLFRSRRILVPANMRIELDERMSAEGVPLVAPEREQVREKVASLIEDGAEVLCVGFLHSYINAEHERQVAEWISEDFPRIPVWTSAEVAPEFREYERFSTAVLDAALGPLMKRYLERFSERVEDASIFVHPLLMHSAGGLATLSDAGKHPTMTLLSGPAAGVLGTIETGQRLNRSELLTFDMGGTSADLSLIHGGKPTMLRLREVERVPVLGNSLDISTIGAGGGSIAWVDSGKRLRVGPRSAGARPGPAAYGHGGTEPTVTDALVLVGLIPANLELGSSVTIHYDAALQAMKTIADELGLDPVGAARAVLDIVNTNMSLTARKLVLERGLDPRDFTLVAFGGAGPMHSVDVARELGIREVLIPATPGTMCALGLLVSDQEAEFVSSQIIELDAENLKALNTLASGLQHEASVWVQEQAVHGGVPDYRLRADMRYRGQHHALAVDLSDLPLTTESLEIARRAFINAHRAQNGYAAEDEIIELVSVRLEASVALPRIEDSPTSYASQGAPADRILSREIEVWWERDRSSATRAVHRSEIEVGSEITGPALVFQEDTTIAVPRGQRSLHS; from the coding sequence ATGACCCGCATTGGAATTGATATCGGTGGAACATTTACGGATGTCGTCGCGGAAGTGGAGGGACGTTTCTACAGTGCAAAAGTGCCGTCAACCCGCCCGAACCCCGACGAAGCTGTGTCACATGCGATCGAGGTCATCCTTCAGCGCTCGGGGGCTGCACCTGAGTCGGTTTTCGGTGTGAGTCATGGCACAACTGTTGCGACAAATGCCGCTATCGAAGGTGAATTTGCGCAGGTTGGATTCTTGACGACTGCAGGATTCGCCGATGTTCTTGCGGTGGGAAGACAGACCCGCGAGGGGCTGTATGACCTGTTGTTCCGGAGCCGCCGGATCCTTGTTCCCGCAAACATGCGTATCGAACTCGATGAGAGAATGAGTGCCGAAGGCGTGCCTCTGGTTGCGCCGGAGAGGGAGCAGGTTCGAGAAAAGGTCGCAAGCCTTATTGAGGACGGTGCAGAGGTGCTGTGTGTGGGGTTCTTGCACTCCTACATTAATGCTGAGCACGAGCGTCAAGTTGCCGAATGGATTAGCGAAGACTTCCCTCGGATTCCAGTGTGGACCTCGGCTGAAGTTGCGCCAGAGTTTCGTGAGTACGAGCGATTCTCGACAGCAGTCTTGGATGCGGCGCTTGGACCGCTTATGAAGCGTTACCTAGAACGGTTCTCAGAGCGTGTTGAAGATGCATCTATCTTTGTACACCCTTTGCTGATGCACTCGGCTGGAGGGCTTGCAACATTGAGTGATGCCGGCAAACATCCCACAATGACCTTGCTTTCTGGCCCAGCTGCTGGAGTACTGGGAACAATTGAAACAGGTCAGCGGCTCAATCGTTCTGAACTTCTCACCTTTGACATGGGAGGAACGAGTGCCGACCTGAGTTTGATTCACGGGGGCAAGCCGACCATGCTTCGACTCCGTGAGGTCGAACGAGTCCCGGTACTTGGGAACAGCCTCGACATCAGCACCATTGGTGCGGGCGGAGGTAGCATCGCGTGGGTAGATTCAGGGAAGCGGTTGCGCGTTGGGCCCCGCTCGGCCGGAGCGCGGCCAGGACCGGCTGCCTATGGGCACGGTGGTACTGAGCCTACTGTCACGGATGCGCTCGTCTTAGTTGGTCTTATTCCAGCGAATCTCGAACTTGGGTCGAGCGTGACGATCCACTATGACGCCGCGCTGCAAGCGATGAAGACAATTGCGGACGAACTGGGGCTTGACCCGGTGGGTGCAGCTCGTGCGGTGCTCGATATCGTAAACACAAACATGTCTCTCACCGCCAGAAAGTTGGTTCTCGAACGCGGCCTAGACCCACGTGATTTCACCCTTGTTGCATTCGGAGGTGCAGGCCCAATGCATTCTGTGGACGTTGCTCGTGAACTTGGCATAAGAGAGGTTCTTATTCCCGCGACACCCGGAACGATGTGTGCACTAGGACTTTTGGTCTCTGACCAGGAAGCAGAGTTTGTATCTTCGCAAATCATTGAGTTGGATGCTGAAAACCTCAAAGCTCTCAACACATTGGCGAGTGGGTTGCAACATGAGGCTTCGGTATGGGTACAAGAGCAAGCAGTGCACGGCGGAGTGCCGGACTATCGACTACGCGCAGATATGAGGTACCGAGGCCAACACCATGCACTGGCAGTGGATCTCTCGGATCTTCCACTCACAACTGAATCCCTCGAAATTGCACGGAGGGCATTCATTAATGCGCACCGTGCACAGAACGGATATGCCGCGGAAGACGAAATTATTGAGTTGGTGAGCGTGCGCCTGGAGGCGAGCGTAGCTTTGCCACGCATCGAGGATTCACCTACAAGCTATGCTTCACAAGGTGCGCCTGCGGACCGGATCCTCTCTCGAGAAATAGAGGTTTGGTGGGAACGTGATCGGAGTTCTGCTACTCGGGCGGTTCACCGCTCTGAGATTGAAGTGGGTAGCGAGATCACCGGACCCGCACTCGTGTTTCAAGAGGACACCACAATCGCGGTGCCCCGGGGGCAACGTTCACTCCACTCGTAG
- a CDS encoding hydantoinase B/oxoprolinase family protein has protein sequence MPKYRKLEDMTSENKLLIDSVSVDILGNHLLATAEEMGVALIRAAYSPNIKERRDCSTSLLDREGRTIAQAEHIPLHMGSMFGFIPRLLEQFGDDIHEGDVFLSNDPYVGGSTHLPDVSVVAPMFADGKLAGFAASVAHHAEMGGSLGGAPDIFSEGLRIPPVKIISGGLVDDQVMRFILNNCRAPLDRRGDLRAQFAAVRLGVQRYADLCEKYGPEYVLQATELWLDKAEQQVRSALEKVTPGTYSFVDYIDYDGAGTEDIEIKVAVSISADNVSVDFSGTSSQVPGQINVVPSALDATVYYAIKAALDPELPANSGFYRVIDIQAERGSILNPIDPAPVWSRSDTCQRVAEAILGALAPALPDRIPAASHGSIPSIHLHGRYPESGQFFSYVESYGGGFGASPAGDGPDGVHSHLTNTANTPNEVMEIAYPFRIKRYGLRSGSGGEGHFRGGEGIVREIETLVPGVRLRTKGDRVRTGPWGLAGGGAGSTLRVTIDPETDQEWIYRREDNGTSLPQGSIIRIETAGGGGYGQPEAAAGTVSAEISQNESKIGGGK, from the coding sequence ATGCCCAAATACAGAAAGTTAGAAGACATGACTTCAGAGAATAAACTGTTAATCGACTCAGTCTCGGTTGACATTCTCGGCAATCACTTACTCGCGACGGCCGAAGAAATGGGCGTTGCGTTGATCCGCGCTGCCTATTCTCCGAATATTAAGGAACGTCGGGACTGCTCAACCTCTCTCCTCGATCGGGAGGGTCGTACGATTGCCCAGGCAGAACATATCCCACTTCATATGGGGTCGATGTTTGGATTCATACCACGCTTATTGGAGCAATTCGGAGATGACATTCACGAGGGTGATGTATTTCTTTCCAACGACCCGTACGTAGGGGGTAGTACACACCTTCCAGACGTATCAGTTGTCGCCCCGATGTTTGCGGACGGAAAACTTGCGGGGTTTGCGGCCAGCGTTGCGCACCATGCCGAAATGGGCGGGTCACTCGGTGGCGCACCCGACATCTTTTCAGAAGGCCTGCGGATCCCGCCGGTGAAGATTATCTCCGGTGGTCTCGTTGACGACCAGGTTATGCGGTTCATCTTGAACAATTGCCGTGCTCCTTTGGATCGGCGTGGGGACCTCCGGGCACAGTTCGCAGCAGTTCGGCTGGGAGTTCAACGCTATGCGGACCTCTGTGAAAAGTACGGACCCGAGTATGTGCTTCAAGCCACCGAACTGTGGCTTGATAAGGCCGAACAGCAGGTCCGGTCGGCCCTCGAGAAGGTCACGCCAGGAACCTACTCATTTGTTGATTACATTGATTATGACGGTGCTGGCACCGAAGATATCGAGATCAAAGTTGCAGTCAGTATTAGCGCTGACAACGTCAGCGTCGACTTCTCAGGTACTTCGAGTCAGGTTCCAGGCCAGATCAATGTGGTGCCATCAGCTCTTGACGCTACAGTCTATTACGCGATCAAGGCCGCGCTGGATCCGGAGCTTCCTGCAAATTCGGGGTTCTATCGCGTGATCGACATTCAGGCAGAGCGGGGTTCAATTCTGAATCCGATTGATCCAGCTCCGGTTTGGTCGCGATCTGATACTTGCCAGCGTGTCGCCGAAGCGATTCTAGGCGCTCTGGCCCCCGCGCTTCCAGATCGAATTCCTGCAGCTTCGCACGGCTCCATTCCAAGCATTCACCTCCACGGGCGGTACCCCGAATCAGGACAGTTCTTTAGCTACGTTGAGAGCTATGGGGGTGGTTTTGGTGCATCGCCTGCTGGCGATGGACCCGATGGGGTGCACTCGCATTTGACCAACACTGCCAACACCCCAAATGAGGTCATGGAAATCGCCTATCCATTCCGGATCAAACGATACGGACTGAGAAGTGGTTCTGGTGGGGAGGGCCATTTTCGAGGCGGGGAGGGTATTGTCCGCGAGATTGAGACACTTGTCCCAGGCGTTCGTCTTCGTACCAAGGGCGACAGAGTCCGTACCGGACCATGGGGTCTCGCGGGGGGTGGTGCTGGTAGCACGCTCAGAGTGACGATTGATCCAGAGACCGACCAAGAGTGGATCTATCGCAGGGAGGATAACGGAACTTCGTTACCCCAGGGCAGCATTATCCGAATTGAAACCGCTGGTGGCGGCGGTTATGGCCAGCCGGAAGCCGCCGCAGGAACCGTGTCGGCTGAGATCAGCCAGAACGAGAGCAAGATAGGAGGCGGAAAATGA
- a CDS encoding LacI family DNA-binding transcriptional regulator: MLSGSSAVTEATRNRVEEAAKSLNYRPSDLTRAVFAGRSNSIGVLFADMRSPYYVGLIEGITHVSSRAGALAYLAAGNRDMDQEEQILSLMDSHRVRGLITAAHHHDDLILNMAESGTECVYITREPTFIHPRAHSIRLDNIAAGNLALQHLTEIGCTRTLIVNQTPLRLTSIERTQGFRDAAQAAGLHIADEQVHKLDSLSAPSADLAQTIQTYWQQGRIDSVFATTGAATFRAYEALAGSGLRIPEDIAILGIDDFQWASHLAAPLSVITQPTFDMGEAAAKLILEEPGSSQTMIFPPSIIVRESTLGHAASDNDAS, from the coding sequence GTGCTTAGCGGAAGTTCGGCAGTGACTGAAGCAACACGGAACCGTGTGGAAGAGGCAGCCAAGTCCTTGAATTACCGCCCGAGCGACCTCACGCGAGCGGTGTTTGCGGGTCGCTCAAATTCCATCGGCGTTCTATTTGCCGACATGCGCAGCCCGTACTACGTGGGCCTTATTGAAGGCATTACCCATGTGTCAAGTCGCGCAGGGGCGCTGGCCTATCTAGCTGCGGGCAATCGTGACATGGACCAAGAGGAGCAGATCCTCTCCCTTATGGACTCGCACAGGGTGCGCGGCCTCATAACAGCTGCGCATCATCATGACGACCTCATACTCAACATGGCCGAATCTGGTACCGAATGTGTGTATATCACTCGGGAACCGACCTTCATCCATCCGCGGGCGCATAGCATTAGGCTCGATAACATCGCAGCGGGAAATCTTGCATTGCAGCATTTGACCGAGATTGGTTGTACGCGCACGCTCATCGTGAATCAAACTCCGCTGCGGTTGACCTCAATAGAGCGCACACAAGGTTTCCGCGACGCGGCACAGGCCGCGGGTTTGCATATTGCTGACGAACAAGTCCACAAACTGGATTCACTTTCCGCGCCGAGCGCCGATCTAGCGCAAACAATTCAGACTTATTGGCAGCAGGGACGGATCGATTCAGTTTTTGCAACCACTGGTGCCGCAACCTTCCGAGCCTATGAAGCACTTGCCGGCAGCGGACTACGTATTCCCGAAGATATCGCGATCCTCGGAATCGACGACTTCCAGTGGGCTTCCCACCTTGCTGCGCCGCTTTCAGTCATCACTCAACCCACCTTTGACATGGGTGAGGCTGCGGCGAAGCTTATTCTCGAGGAACCCGGATCCAGTCAAACCATGATTTTTCCGCCGTCAATTATTGTGCGCGAGTCCACCTTGGGGCATGCTGCCTCAGACAATGACGCGAGCTAA
- a CDS encoding ABC transporter permease, giving the protein MNPARTLAVAARVLRQLSHDARSVVLLLVAPPLLVGLFAWLFDEQDGVFDQLGGPILALFPFILMFVVTSVTTLRERRSGTLERLMTTPLGKADFIVGYALAFGLIAVVQAVFTVAYAVLVCGLTVEGPVWQLGLVAVLDALLGTALGLLASAFARTEFQAVQFMPLVVIPQILVGGLLMPRDQMPEVLYNISNWLPLSYAVDAVNAVTAGDEGWELWKPLIVIACVSLAALVLASVTLRRRTP; this is encoded by the coding sequence GTGAACCCGGCCCGAACCCTCGCCGTCGCTGCTCGAGTGCTGCGGCAGCTCTCGCATGATGCACGCTCGGTCGTGCTGCTGCTCGTTGCGCCGCCGCTCCTCGTCGGTTTGTTCGCCTGGCTGTTCGACGAGCAAGATGGCGTGTTTGACCAGCTCGGCGGGCCGATCCTCGCCCTCTTCCCATTCATTCTCATGTTCGTCGTGACGAGCGTGACGACGCTGCGCGAACGCAGGTCGGGCACACTCGAACGCCTGATGACCACCCCGCTCGGCAAGGCAGACTTCATCGTTGGGTACGCGCTCGCCTTTGGGCTCATCGCCGTTGTGCAGGCGGTGTTTACCGTTGCTTACGCGGTGCTGGTTTGCGGGCTTACGGTCGAGGGCCCAGTCTGGCAGCTCGGTCTCGTCGCCGTGCTCGATGCTCTGCTCGGAACCGCCCTTGGCCTGCTCGCAAGTGCCTTCGCCCGCACTGAGTTTCAGGCGGTGCAGTTCATGCCGCTCGTCGTGATCCCTCAGATTCTCGTGGGCGGGTTGCTCATGCCGCGCGACCAAATGCCCGAGGTGCTGTACAACATCTCGAACTGGCTGCCGCTAAGTTACGCGGTCGATGCCGTCAATGCGGTGACCGCGGGTGACGAGGGGTGGGAGCTTTGGAAGCCACTCATCGTGATCGCCTGCGTTTCGCTCGCTGCGCTTGTGCTGGCGTCAGTGACGCTGCGCCGCCGTACTCCGTAG
- a CDS encoding ABC transporter ATP-binding protein, with the protein MKHASDDAVAVRLSGLTVKRGHREVLSGLTLDIAVGKVTGVLGPSGCGKTTLLRSIVGAQANVGGDVRVLGLPAGSRELRTRVAYATQAASVYDDLSVMQNLGFFASALGAPKGDAERVVDLVGLRNEAKQRVESLSGGQRNRVSLAAALLGSPELIVLDEPTVGLDPVLRAELWDLFARLAGEGAALIVSSHVMDEALRCDRLLLLREGEVIADTTPHALLSDTGAPDPESAFLEVIRAHEGGAS; encoded by the coding sequence GTGAAGCACGCAAGCGATGATGCGGTTGCGGTCCGGCTTTCTGGGCTGACGGTGAAGCGCGGGCATCGAGAGGTGCTCTCGGGCCTCACCCTCGACATTGCGGTGGGCAAGGTCACGGGGGTGCTTGGCCCGTCTGGGTGCGGAAAGACGACGCTGTTGCGCTCAATCGTCGGCGCGCAGGCGAATGTCGGCGGGGATGTGCGGGTGCTCGGGCTACCAGCTGGCTCGCGAGAATTGCGCACGCGAGTTGCGTACGCAACGCAGGCCGCCTCGGTCTACGACGACCTCAGCGTGATGCAGAACCTGGGCTTCTTTGCGAGTGCCCTCGGTGCGCCGAAGGGTGACGCCGAACGCGTGGTGGATCTCGTTGGCTTGCGCAACGAGGCCAAACAACGCGTGGAATCCCTCTCTGGTGGGCAGCGAAACCGGGTCTCGCTCGCCGCGGCACTGCTCGGGAGCCCCGAGCTCATCGTGCTCGACGAGCCGACAGTCGGTCTCGACCCGGTGCTGCGGGCAGAGCTGTGGGATTTGTTTGCCAGGCTTGCGGGCGAGGGCGCCGCGCTCATCGTGAGCAGCCACGTGATGGACGAGGCGCTCCGCTGCGACCGCCTGTTGCTGCTCCGCGAGGGCGAGGTCATCGCCGACACGACACCGCACGCTCTTCTCTCCGATACGGGTGCTCCCGATCCCGAATCCGCGTTTCTCGAAGTGATTCGAGCGCACGAGGGAGGAGCGTCGTGA